One Candidatus Woesearchaeota archaeon genomic window carries:
- a CDS encoding RsmB/NOP family class I SAM-dependent RNA methyltransferase → MDFLKKYELMGETFNPEKTKQKKALRINTLKITEQELIKRLTKKKVKLEKIKFLKHGYFYEADFSLASTQEYLQGYFYIQDAAAQTPAEVLNPEQEEIILDMAASPGGKCTQIAQLMKNKGIIIALEENKSRMQSLINNIERLSVTNTTIFKKDARFSQDLGIQFDKILLDAPCGGNFCVEKDYFKKRTQQDLDSKSRTQKELLRSAYLSLKKEGILIYSTCSLEPEENELVIDWFLKEFKEMKIVETNLNIGSPGITEYKNLKLNKDLKLTKRFWPHQTNTDGFFVARLKKWV, encoded by the coding sequence ATGGACTTTTTAAAAAAATATGAATTAATGGGCGAAACATTCAATCCTGAAAAAACAAAACAAAAAAAAGCCCTAAGAATAAACACACTAAAAATAACAGAACAAGAACTAATAAAAAGACTCACAAAGAAAAAAGTAAAACTAGAAAAAATAAAATTCTTAAAACACGGATATTTTTACGAAGCAGACTTCTCATTAGCAAGCACACAAGAATACTTACAAGGATACTTTTACATACAAGACGCAGCAGCACAAACACCAGCAGAAGTACTAAACCCTGAACAGGAAGAAATAATACTAGATATGGCTGCGTCACCAGGAGGAAAATGCACCCAAATAGCACAACTAATGAAAAACAAAGGAATAATAATAGCACTCGAAGAAAACAAATCAAGAATGCAAAGCCTAATTAACAACATAGAACGATTAAGCGTAACAAACACAACAATATTCAAAAAAGACGCCAGATTCTCACAAGACCTAGGAATACAATTCGACAAAATATTACTAGACGCGCCATGCGGAGGAAACTTCTGCGTAGAAAAAGATTACTTCAAAAAAAGAACACAACAAGACCTAGATTCAAAATCAAGAACACAAAAAGAATTACTAAGATCAGCTTATTTATCCCTAAAAAAAGAAGGAATACTAATATATAGCACGTGTTCATTAGAACCAGAAGAAAATGAATTAGTGATAGATTGGTTCTTAAAAGAATTCAAAGAAATGAAAATAGTAGAAACAAATTTAAATATAGGAAGCCCAGGAATAACAGAATACAAAAATTTAAAGTTAAATAAAGACTTAAAATTAACGAAGAGATTCTGGCCACACCAAACAAACACGGACGGATTCTTCGTCGCGAGGCTAAAAAAATGGGTATGA
- the thpR gene encoding RNA 2',3'-cyclic phosphodiesterase, which yields MRYFLAIPLPEEIKQKLHSLNTEISKIKGTRLVSPDNMHLTLLFLGENGAKNKIDQLKKIKFEPFKIKTSNIVLFPDELRIRLVWIELQKSKDLENLQQKISKIFDLNKEYKPHITLARIKKLTKEDKKELIKIIKEINLKELNIKVNNFKLYGSELTVLGPVHRVIEYFESNTTKK from the coding sequence ATGCGTTACTTCCTTGCAATTCCTTTACCAGAAGAAATCAAACAAAAACTACATTCTTTAAACACAGAAATATCAAAAATAAAAGGAACAAGATTAGTAAGCCCTGATAATATGCATTTAACTTTATTATTTCTAGGGGAAAACGGAGCAAAAAACAAAATAGACCAATTAAAAAAAATAAAATTTGAACCATTCAAAATAAAAACTTCAAATATAGTATTATTTCCTGACGAATTAAGAATAAGACTTGTTTGGATAGAACTACAAAAATCTAAAGATTTAGAAAATTTACAACAAAAAATATCAAAAATATTTGATTTAAACAAAGAATACAAACCACACATAACTTTGGCGAGAATAAAAAAATTAACAAAAGAAGATAAAAAAGAATTAATAAAAATAATCAAAGAAATTAATCTAAAAGAATTAAATATTAAAGTTAACAACTTCAAATTATATGGTAGTGAATTAACTGTGTTAGGGCCTGTTCATCGCGTAATAGAATACTTCGAATCAAACACCACTAAAAAGTAA